From Apium graveolens cultivar Ventura chromosome 9, ASM990537v1, whole genome shotgun sequence, the proteins below share one genomic window:
- the LOC141684650 gene encoding protein BPS1, chloroplastic-like, whose translation MFVTEKTSPFPSFRSSIKRYPLHDFDLIFKSFDDKLTSRLKSLAFSSPSHSISLHWLSRAVDLLSDTHADANAVISAMTSAGLSGDSLSFYLDHSVKLLDVCNSISYEIEKLRHRRLLMKFVTHLLKFSGDGDTHPAPENLKKASECIADYERNSRGFAKRRGFKVRDPDVLIRDLVNAIVTISPPRGKISTVERAVLRIIYAVGLFTVFVAGAALSSLCGLPELAKIRVPSEFCWTDSINELQTAIFDSDGRVVLTEVDDVAARAVSLRVLIDGGLTGVGEIARSEIAVKEIEILMDKMGEGLDRLDNGVNKLFGVVLSARNGVLDNYRVGPIEKRRK comes from the coding sequence ATGTTCGTGACCGAGAAAACCTCTCCTTTCCCGTCGTTCCGATCATCAATCAAACGATATCCTCTTCATGACTTCGATCTCATCTTCAAATCCTTCGATGATAAACTAACTAGCCGTCTCAAATCTCTCGCCTTTTCATCTCCCTCGCATTCGATCAGTCTCCACTGGCTCTCTCGCGCCGTCGATTTGCTTTCCGACACTCACGCCGACGCCAACGCTGTCATTTCGGCGATGACGTCAGCCGGATTGTCTGGTGATTCGCTGTCGTTTTATCTGGATCATAGCGTGAAGCTTCTGGATGTGTGTAATTCGATCTCGTATGAGATAGAGAAACTCCGGCATCGCAGATTGTTGATGAAGTTTGTGACTCATTTACTCAAGTTTTCCGGTGACGGAGATACTCATCCGGCGCCGGAAAATTTGAAGAAAGCGAGCGAGTGCATCGCCGATTACGAGAGAAATTCGAGAGGTTTCGCGAAGCGCAGAGGCTTTAAAGTTCGTGATCCCGACGTTTTAATCAGAGATCTAGTGAACGCGATTGTTACGATCTCGCCTCCACGTGGCAAGATCTCGACGGTTGAAAGAGCTGTGCTCCGGATCATCTACGCCGTCGGTTTATTCACCGTTTTTGTCGCCGGAGCAGCTTTATCATCTCTCTGCGGCCTTCCAGAACTCGCGAAAATCCGAGTTCCCTCCGAGTTTTGCTGGACTGACTCGATCAACGAGTTACAAACGGCAATTTTTGACTCGGATGGACGAGTTGTGTTGACCGAGGTTGATGACGTGGCAGCGCGTGCGGTTTCGTTGCGCGTTTTGATAGACGGCGGTCTCACCGGGGTGGGTGAAATAGCGCGGTCGGAGATCGCCGTTAAGGAGATTGAAATTTTAATGGATAAGATGGGGGAGGGATTGGACCGTTTAGATAACGGCGTTAACAAATTGTTTGGTGTCGTTTTGAGTGCTCGAAACGGCGTGTTAGATAATTATAGAGTGGGACCCATTGAGAAACGGCGCAAGTAA